A stretch of the Diprion similis isolate iyDipSimi1 chromosome 14, iyDipSimi1.1, whole genome shotgun sequence genome encodes the following:
- the LOC124414609 gene encoding uncharacterized protein LOC124414609 isoform X1: MKIALFLLIAAAACTSAQRITTIQLDGVQYYVSRMNPYSLELNYFLAYQYCRSLGLQLISFETKEKADTMTQYLQNAGYTKFDFWTSGNKLGTDMMLWMSTGLPFNSTFDYMRKLPGRSETYVPRGTEPQRIARESGENGSADLCVVMKAPTLEWVTEDCTLFKDFICEQTRCYYYNYGSIPVSATQGNRRPYMTTTTAAPAVVEDKNEDKAITEENASTSDSKSEEKVSEDPIVNRLVTAVPASASASASNPDSDPNSETSETISESDVVEDHGAGEEGDDEDMVSAENHHTGPDHIPDIASLFATRKDPAFDGLETREVRPASAQAENSEDYEVAETELPNNALEDARTIGPYDNSQQDYVNDQPNQDEPSAPLKQLDDDSSTILPEAEPGYRYNIKVRSNGKVLDPPSN; encoded by the exons ATGAAGATCGCCCTCTTCCTACTCATCGCCGCGGCTGCTTGTACTTCGG CGCAAAGGATCACGACCATTCAACTCGATGGAGTGCAGTACTACGTTTCGAGAATGAACCCGTACAGTCTCGAACTGAACTACTTCTTGGCTTATCAATACTGCCGGTCGTTGGGGCTTCAGTTGATCTCTTTTGAAACAAAAGAGAAGGCGGACACGATGACGCAGTACTTGCAAAACGCCGGCTATACTAAATTTGATTTCTGGACATCGGGCAACAAGCTTGGAACCGACATGATGCTGTGGATGAGCACCGGCCTGCCCTTCAATTCGACCTTTGATTACATGCGAAAACTTCCGGGACGCAGCGAAACCTACGTGCCACGAGGAACCGAGCCCCAAAGAATAGCGAGGGAAAG CGGCGAGAACGGAAGTGCCGATTTGTGCGTCGTCATGAAGGCGCCGACGTTGGAATGGGTAACGGAAGACTGCACCCTCTTCAAAGATTTCATATGCGAACAAACGAGATGCTACTACTACAACTACGGCAGCATTCCAGTCTCGGCGACACAGGG AAATCGCCGGCCGTACATGACGACCACAACTGCCGCGCCAGCAGTCGTGGAAGATAAAAACGAAGACAAAGCAATCACGGAGGAAAACGCTTCAACCTCGGACTCTAAATCAGAAGAGAAGGTGTCCGAAGATCCTATCGTTAATAGACTGGTAACAGCTGTTCCCGCTTCCGCTTCCGCTTCCGCATCCAACCCCGACTCCGACCCCAACTCCGAGACCTCGGAGACAATTTCCGAAAGCGACGTCGTCGAGGATCACGGAgcgggggaggagggggacgACGAGGATATGGTCAGCGCCGAGAACCACCATACCGGGCCTGACCATATCCCAGATATCGCCAGCTTGTTCGCTACTAGAAAAGACCCTGCATTCGACGGCCTCGAAACCCGCGAGGTCCGTCCGGCTTCGGCGCAGGCAGAAAACTCCGAGGACTACGAGGTCGCGGAAACTGAGCTACCGAACAACGCGCTGGAGGACGCGCGCACCATCGGGCCCTACGACAACTCCCAGCAGGACTACGTCAACGACCAGCCGAACCAAGACGAGCCCTCGGCGCCCCTCAAACAGCTGGACGACGACTCGAGCACCATTTTGCCGGAAGCGGAACCAGGGTACAGGTACAATATCAAGGTTCGCTCGAATGGCAAGGTACTAGACCCTCCGTCCAATTAA
- the LOC124414609 gene encoding uncharacterized protein LOC124414609 isoform X2 gives MTTTTAAPAVVEDKNEDKAITEENASTSDSKSEEKVSEDPIVNRLVTAVPASASASASNPDSDPNSETSETISESDVVEDHGAGEEGDDEDMVSAENHHTGPDHIPDIASLFATRKDPAFDGLETREVRPASAQAENSEDYEVAETELPNNALEDARTIGPYDNSQQDYVNDQPNQDEPSAPLKQLDDDSSTILPEAEPGYRYNIKVRSNGKVLDPPSN, from the coding sequence ATGACGACCACAACTGCCGCGCCAGCAGTCGTGGAAGATAAAAACGAAGACAAAGCAATCACGGAGGAAAACGCTTCAACCTCGGACTCTAAATCAGAAGAGAAGGTGTCCGAAGATCCTATCGTTAATAGACTGGTAACAGCTGTTCCCGCTTCCGCTTCCGCTTCCGCATCCAACCCCGACTCCGACCCCAACTCCGAGACCTCGGAGACAATTTCCGAAAGCGACGTCGTCGAGGATCACGGAgcgggggaggagggggacgACGAGGATATGGTCAGCGCCGAGAACCACCATACCGGGCCTGACCATATCCCAGATATCGCCAGCTTGTTCGCTACTAGAAAAGACCCTGCATTCGACGGCCTCGAAACCCGCGAGGTCCGTCCGGCTTCGGCGCAGGCAGAAAACTCCGAGGACTACGAGGTCGCGGAAACTGAGCTACCGAACAACGCGCTGGAGGACGCGCGCACCATCGGGCCCTACGACAACTCCCAGCAGGACTACGTCAACGACCAGCCGAACCAAGACGAGCCCTCGGCGCCCCTCAAACAGCTGGACGACGACTCGAGCACCATTTTGCCGGAAGCGGAACCAGGGTACAGGTACAATATCAAGGTTCGCTCGAATGGCAAGGTACTAGACCCTCCGTCCAATTAA
- the LOC124414609 gene encoding uncharacterized protein LOC124414609 isoform X3, with amino-acid sequence MKIALFLLIAAAACTSAQRITTIQLDGVQYYVSRMNPYSLELNYFLAYQYCRSLGLQLISFETKEKADTMTQYLQNAGYTKFDFWTSGNKLGTDMMLWMSTGLPFNSTFDYMRKLPGRSETYVPRGTEPQRIARESGENGSADLCVVMKAPTLEWVTEDCTLFKDFICEQTRCYYYNYGSIPVSATQG; translated from the exons ATGAAGATCGCCCTCTTCCTACTCATCGCCGCGGCTGCTTGTACTTCGG CGCAAAGGATCACGACCATTCAACTCGATGGAGTGCAGTACTACGTTTCGAGAATGAACCCGTACAGTCTCGAACTGAACTACTTCTTGGCTTATCAATACTGCCGGTCGTTGGGGCTTCAGTTGATCTCTTTTGAAACAAAAGAGAAGGCGGACACGATGACGCAGTACTTGCAAAACGCCGGCTATACTAAATTTGATTTCTGGACATCGGGCAACAAGCTTGGAACCGACATGATGCTGTGGATGAGCACCGGCCTGCCCTTCAATTCGACCTTTGATTACATGCGAAAACTTCCGGGACGCAGCGAAACCTACGTGCCACGAGGAACCGAGCCCCAAAGAATAGCGAGGGAAAG CGGCGAGAACGGAAGTGCCGATTTGTGCGTCGTCATGAAGGCGCCGACGTTGGAATGGGTAACGGAAGACTGCACCCTCTTCAAAGATTTCATATGCGAACAAACGAGATGCTACTACTACAACTACGGCAGCATTCCAGTCTCGGCGACACAGGGGTAA